In Halorussus limi, a genomic segment contains:
- a CDS encoding ABC transporter permease yields MNLSGFTGFKTLARREILRFLRRPRNTFVPPFITNVLYFSVFGVILGDRVGRIALDGGDPIPYILFILPGLVVLGAISNAFENASFSIFHGRWNDYIEETLTSPMSYSRMVVAYIVAGATRGLLVGSLIAVIGAFFTSVGVAKPFYLAAFGLVVSLLFASFGVVVGLWADDWDNLTMMNQFIVRPLVFFGGVFYAIRELPSPYQELSMLNPMVYMVNGVRYGFLGVSEVDPNWSLAVLSALTAAVLALDIALFKRGYGLTD; encoded by the coding sequence ATGAACCTCTCGGGGTTCACGGGGTTCAAGACCCTCGCGCGCCGCGAAATCCTCCGGTTCCTCCGGCGGCCCCGCAACACCTTCGTCCCGCCGTTCATCACCAACGTCCTCTACTTCTCGGTGTTCGGAGTCATCCTCGGGGACCGCGTTGGCAGAATCGCGCTGGACGGCGGCGACCCGATTCCGTACATCCTGTTCATCCTGCCCGGACTCGTGGTCCTCGGGGCCATCTCGAACGCCTTCGAGAACGCCTCGTTCTCCATCTTCCACGGACGCTGGAACGACTACATCGAGGAGACGCTCACGTCGCCGATGTCCTACTCGCGGATGGTCGTCGCCTACATCGTCGCGGGCGCGACCCGCGGCCTGCTCGTCGGGTCGCTCATCGCGGTCATCGGCGCGTTCTTCACCTCGGTCGGGGTCGCCAAGCCGTTCTACCTCGCGGCGTTCGGACTGGTCGTCAGCCTGCTGTTCGCCAGTTTCGGCGTCGTGGTCGGTCTCTGGGCCGACGACTGGGACAACCTCACCATGATGAACCAGTTCATCGTCCGACCGCTCGTCTTCTTCGGCGGCGTGTTCTACGCGATTCGGGAACTCCCCTCGCCGTATCAGGAACTCTCGATGCTCAACCCGATGGTGTACATGGTCAACGGCGTCCGGTACGGCTTCCTCGGCGTCTCGGAAGTGGACCCCAATTGGTCGCTGGCGGTCCTCTCGGCGCTTACCGCGGCAGTCCTCGCGCTCGACATTGCGCTGTTCAAGCGCGGGTACGGACTGACCGACTGA
- a CDS encoding ABC transporter ATP-binding protein, whose translation MTAAIEVEDLRKQYEGVQALDGVSLSVPEGSFFGLLGPNGAGKTTFINILVGLVRRSGGRAEVFGHDVEDDYREARDAIGLAPQEFNVDHFFPVREVLEHKAGYHGIPADEARERADEVLKQVGIYDKRDTRFNWLSGGMKRRFMLARALITDPDLLILDEPTAGVDVQLRHDLWDLITELNESGTTILLTTHYIEEAERLCDEVAILDSGNLLTVATPEELMDRGPDKIRVTLRNAPASAPDLPALAAGEREGRVESVELDGDQLVVTATQGGLVAPDLVRALDRAGLEIVDFGISRTSLEEVFVDMTREGGSDQQSAETVAADGGRGGTVGDDGGVSE comes from the coding sequence ATGACTGCCGCTATCGAAGTCGAGGACCTTCGCAAGCAGTACGAGGGCGTGCAGGCGCTCGACGGCGTCTCGCTGTCGGTGCCCGAGGGGAGCTTCTTCGGTCTGCTCGGCCCCAACGGCGCGGGCAAGACCACCTTCATCAACATCCTCGTGGGACTCGTCCGGCGGTCGGGCGGCCGCGCCGAGGTGTTCGGCCACGACGTGGAGGACGACTACCGCGAGGCCCGCGACGCCATCGGCCTCGCGCCTCAAGAGTTCAACGTGGACCACTTCTTCCCGGTTCGTGAGGTTCTGGAGCACAAGGCGGGATACCACGGTATTCCGGCCGACGAGGCCCGCGAGCGCGCCGACGAGGTGCTGAAGCAGGTCGGCATCTACGACAAGCGCGACACCCGGTTCAACTGGCTCTCGGGCGGGATGAAGCGCCGGTTCATGCTGGCGCGGGCGCTCATCACCGACCCCGACTTGCTGATTCTGGACGAACCGACCGCGGGCGTGGACGTGCAGTTGCGCCACGACCTCTGGGACCTCATCACCGAACTCAACGAGTCGGGCACCACGATTCTGCTCACCACCCACTACATCGAGGAGGCCGAACGGCTCTGCGACGAGGTGGCGATTCTGGACTCGGGCAACCTGCTGACCGTGGCGACGCCGGAGGAACTGATGGACCGCGGCCCGGACAAGATTCGGGTCACGCTCCGGAACGCGCCGGCGAGCGCGCCCGACCTGCCGGCGCTCGCGGCGGGCGAGCGAGAGGGCCGCGTCGAGAGCGTCGAACTCGACGGCGACCAGTTGGTCGTCACGGCGACGCAGGGCGGACTGGTCGCGCCCGACCTCGTGCGGGCGCTCGACCGCGCCGGCCTCGAAATCGTGGACTTCGGCATCTCCCGGACCTCGCTCGAAGAGGTGTTCGTGGACATGACCCGCGAGGGCGGGAGCGACCAGCAGTCGGCCGAGACCGTCGCGGCGGACGGCGGCCGCGGTGGGACCGTCGGCGACGACGGGGGTGTCTCGGAATGA
- a CDS encoding IclR family transcriptional regulator: MTEENSGESPRILQTVSRALQVVRALEELDGATVTEVADHLDISKSAAYNYLMTLEDQRLVVKEGNTYTLSLQFLMLGEYVRNQNTLYETGKDEIERLAEETGEYAHLATVQHGLSVNLYKVKGEKAVGSNYQTSKLQKPDYLHFSATGKSMLAHMPRERVEEIVDRYGLARKTENTITDREELFAELEEVRDRGYAYNDEEEIEGLQAIGAPIRDRGGDVLGALSVSGPLRRMNDPDYHDTIVEKVTNAANVIEVNINMAETDDDLPDFA; this comes from the coding sequence ATGACCGAGGAGAACTCGGGGGAGTCGCCGCGGATTCTGCAGACGGTTTCGCGCGCACTCCAAGTCGTCCGCGCGCTGGAGGAACTCGACGGGGCCACCGTCACCGAGGTGGCCGACCACCTCGATATCTCCAAGAGCGCAGCGTACAACTATCTCATGACCCTCGAGGACCAGCGACTCGTGGTCAAGGAGGGCAACACCTACACGCTGTCGCTGCAGTTCCTGATGCTCGGCGAGTACGTCCGCAACCAGAACACCCTCTACGAGACCGGCAAGGACGAGATAGAGCGACTCGCCGAGGAGACCGGCGAGTACGCCCACCTCGCGACCGTCCAGCACGGCCTCAGCGTCAACCTCTACAAGGTGAAAGGCGAGAAGGCTGTCGGGAGCAACTACCAGACCAGCAAGCTCCAGAAGCCCGACTACCTCCACTTCTCCGCGACCGGGAAGTCGATGCTCGCGCACATGCCCCGCGAACGCGTCGAGGAAATCGTCGACCGCTACGGACTCGCCCGGAAGACCGAGAACACCATCACCGACCGCGAAGAACTGTTCGCGGAACTGGAGGAGGTCCGCGACCGGGGCTACGCCTACAACGACGAGGAGGAGATAGAGGGCCTGCAGGCCATCGGCGCGCCCATCCGCGACCGCGGGGGCGACGTCCTCGGGGCGCTCAGCGTCTCCGGCCCGCTCCGGCGGATGAACGACCCGGACTACCACGACACCATCGTCGAGAAGGTGACCAACGCCGCCAACGTCATCGAGGTCAACATCAACATGGCCGAGACCGACGACGACCTCCCGGACTTCGCGTGA